A region of the Thamnophis elegans isolate rThaEle1 chromosome 1, rThaEle1.pri, whole genome shotgun sequence genome:
AGAGGAGCCCGGCTGGAAAGTCAGCCGGtgctgcgccaccttggcgcgcACGAACTCCAGCATTTCCAGGTTGATAGCCTGGAAGTCGCGGAAGACGCTGCGCACCGGGTTGGGAAAGTAGAGCAGCCAGGGCAGCACGTCCACCAAGCTGCCCGCCGCCACCGTCTGCCCGAAGCGGTCGTTCCTGTTCAGCAGCGCGCGGAACTCGCCGTCGGTGTGGCTGTAGCGCTGCCCGAAGCAAAGGGCGCACATCACGTTGGCGTTGGCCACGGCCAGCAGCGACAGCGGGTTGACGTAAACGCCGCCCTGGCTGAGCTTCGCCAGCCCGTCGATGAGCTCCTGTGCTTCGGCCGTCACGTGCTGCTCGAAGAGTCGCTTGCTGTGCGCGTTGGCCGTCGAGAAAGCGCGCAGTGTGGCCTGCGCCACCCGTCGCTGCGCTCGCCAGCGCTCCGTGTAGCGCCCGAAAGCCACGCTCTTCCCGCCAGAGACCATCCGGAAAGAGGGGAAATCGGGTCTGCCCGCGAAGGGCCCGCCTTGCTGCACTAGCGCCTGCCGGATGGTCGCCTCGCCGTTGAGCACCACGATGGAGCGTAAGCCCAGGCGGAGTTGGAAGACGTCGCCGTAGCGCTCGGCCAGCTTGCAAAAGGTGAGGTGGGGCAGGCGACCCAGCTGCAGGGCGTTGCCGACCAGCGGCCACCCGACGGGACCGGGAAGACGCTTCCCCGGAGCCGCGGAGCGCTTGCGCTCACAGAAGTACAGCAGGAGGGCGCAAGAAAGCAGCAACGCCGGCTGCAAGGCGCTCTGGAAGACTGCTGCCAGCTCCCCGCCCCGTCTGTCCTCGCTTTGCACCATCATTGTGGCCCCTTCGGTTTCTAAGGGGGAGACGAACGGTCGGCTGCCGCCTTTCCTTCTCTGCGCCCGAGATGCCTGTGGGGGAAAAGCAACGACTCTCAGACGGAGGGCACGGGCCCTCCTTTTGCCCCCCGGCTTTTGCTCTAACGGGGATGGTCCGTCGCCATTTTATAAGCCGTCTAAGGGGGTGTGTGCCGAGGCGAGCcggtctccctcctcttcctcctcctcccgctcctCTCCCCCTTTTGTGATGGTCCCAGAGTCCCCTGTGCGCAGCCATGCCCTGCTTCCCTTCCAGAGAGAATAGCAAGAGCAGGCCGAACCAGCCCGTCAGGAATGCCTGCAGCTTTCCAAAGCCCGCTTCCTGCCAGACAGGCCTCATCCCCGCAGCAAGAGCGAAGGGCAGGCGGGAGTGGCTGGACGCTGCCAGGCATCTTTGGCTGCCTTGGAAGGCTGTTGTTTTCCTGGCTGGAGGGAAACAGAGCAATGACCAAAACCAGCAAAGAAAGAAGAGGACTTGAAGCTTTGCCTACAAGTCAAGAGCCATTGCTTTGCTGCTGAAATttcctgtgggtttttttttttttttgattggcAGCCTCATTTTTCCTCTCTATGAAATGGGATGCAAGTACACTAAGCAGACCTGTGTACCGGCTAGACCAGGTAAACCTAATATAAACCAGATCCTGTTGGGCTTCCTTGGGCAGATGGTTGGCCACTGTGAGAACAGACTATATTCTTATTAATTATTTACCACATGACACAGTATTATAGAGGTAAATCTCTACTTATAACAATTtgtagtgacttatgaccattttccacacttaggaccattgtggcatccctgtggtcacgtgatcaaaattcaggcaactgactcatatttatgacagatgcCATAAATTctaaccttctaacaagcaaaatcaaggggaaagcagattcacttaacactcatctaactaatttaacaacttcagtgattcacctaacaattgtggcaagaaaggtcacaaaatggggcaaaactcacttaacaaatgtcttgcttagcaatagaattgTTGGTCTCGTGataataagtcgaggactacctgtatattaatgagatgggtgggtggaggtAGCCACAgtattctctttttcttctcagtGTTTACACTGAGCAGAGTCCTCTATTTTTTTCAGATCAATGAAACCCATTAGTTGTAATAAAATATGCAACTTTGATTGCAACATTGACTGATTGGCTAGTTGTCTGAAGTTGTGGGTCGAGGGAGAGtgtctggcccaaagtcactcttccagttttcatgactaaggttggattagaactcactgtctcctgatttctagcctgtgCCTTAATCACTGCACCAAACTAGATGTCTAAGAGCCCATTTCCCTATCATTCAAATTGTAAGTGCCTTGGTATCTCCATCAGTCTTCCCCAACTTGTGCTGTAATTCCCATAATTCCTTACCAAAATAGTTGGGAAGTAGCAGGTTGGGGAAGTTATCCAAGTATTTTGTTTTCGCTAAAATGTCCTGAGGGTTTTCTTCCAAATGATTAGAGATGAATGATCCTATGCTGTATGTAAATGAATTAATTATATATGTCATTGAAACATCTTTTCAAAAAGGAATAGCAACCCAGAGAGGGCATTTTTAAATACCAAAGTGTGAGTAACATCGTTTTGCCCTCTGCCATCTATTATTTTTATGTCCACAGTACCCGTCAAATTTCCAGATAAAGTTAGAAGGGAAGACCATCTTCTGAGTTGCTCTCAAAGTTTTCACTGAAGTGaagatgcatgaaatgaaaattTGAGTAAGAAAACCCAGTCTGTGTTAAGATATTAGGCTAGAAATCTCCTGAGTTatggtcctgccttaggcatgaagccagctgggagatTTTGTGCCAGTCACTCTCATCCTTAGGAAGTAGACAGTGGCAAACTACTTTTGAAAATACTGTGAAGAAAACTGCAGACACTTGCCCAGGCCATTACCAGAATGCAACAATGACTCAAAGGCACCagggaataaataaatgaataaataaaggcaTGAGTCCGCAAAGCAATTGTTGGAGGTCAAGCAACatataagtcagtggtgggattcaaaatattttaataccggttctgtgggtgaggcttggtgggcgtagcatggcttggtgggcgtggcaggggaaggatactgtaaaatatccattccctccccactccaggggaagattactgcaaaatccccatttccttccaatcagctgggactctggaggtagagatggggtggggccaatcagaggtggaatttaccggttcttcaaaccactcaaaatttctgctattggttctccagaactgataagaacctgctgaataccacctctgacacaagtataatataaataaataaagcaaaactcTACAGGTCAGGTGGAAGATAGatgctgttcagtggtgggtttcaattttttttcgaacctactctgtgggtgtggcctcctttgtcggagtggcttgccggccatgtgacctggtgggagtggcttgccggccatgtgttttcttcccccacctctccttccttttgtctctctgtccctttttcctttttttgtttcatctctcacttttctttctttttttcttttttctttttttctctttctttctttctttctttttctctctctgtgtgagtctgtgtgtgtgtgtgtgtgtgagtgagtggtgggttgcaaaaaattttggaacctcttctgtaggtgtggcctgctttctggtggaacctcttctaaccggttcggtagatttgacgaactgcttctaccgaactggtgcgaattggtaggaacccacctctgatgctgttACTCCATAGAGTGCAAAATTGACAACAAAATTTTCTGCGAATCCTTGCAATTACTGTTACTGTCTAAAATGGGGTGATGCAGTTTGATATTTTACAGCTTCCGATATTTTCCAATCATTTCCTTCTCCTAACCTTCCTcacaagaaaagaaataatgttaTTTGATAATTGCCTGCCAGTGCTATAACTTGTTGATCCCAGATGTCTTGCCAAGTGGAGACGATTGCTCAAGTGTTCTGATAGGCTTGTTTTTGGCAGAGTAATTACAGACAAGCAGTGTTTGTGTAGATTTCTGAGAATTCGGTggtttttttgttctttaaagcAGGATTTATGGCTAAAACAAAAGTATGATTCATATCAtacttgcttgattttttttaaagggagactATGCTTTATTACTAGATGTGTGTATAATTTGAAGATGTGCCTGATAATTTTTTTAAGGGCTTGCTATGCTGATCTTCATTTCTTCACTGTTGAGTTGAATTGCTCTCCTAGCCATCACCAAATCAGCAAAAAAATACATGGGCATGACAATTGCTGTTCTCTTTGCCATTTTGCCCCTTTTATTATTTCAAGCCACTGCTTGTCACTTGACTTCTTTCTATAAGCTTCTACAGTTTCATGGACATCAATAGATTACATACATGGAGGCTGCCTTTGGAGATTGTTGGACTAAAAAGGTAAACacgattgcaggtagtcctcgtttaacaaccacaattgaaaccaACAACTCAAGTTAAACAGTGCAATAATTAAGTGAAATTGCAACTATGCTTATGATCTTCAGCTTTGTTTTACTTTACAGACCTGTGAATTTTTTCCTTGAGGGAGGAGTGGTTTTGCTGCCTCTGAAGGAGCCTTAGTGCACCCCCTTCTCAAGGGATCATTGTTCGACCTAGCTAATCTAACTAATCTGGCCAGTTTctatccagtctccaaccttccctttctgagGAACGTTGCAGAGAAAGTGGTTACACAGCAGCTTCagaggaccttggatgaagcagattatctggaacTCTCAGTCAGAATTCAGGCCAGAGTATGGAGCTGAGATAACATTGATCATGTTCTTAGATGAGCTCTCTCAGGAGTGGGATGGGCAAGTACATCCATCTTTAGTATTCTGTaattgattttattattgttCACCAGCCAGACTCATCTTTTTCAGGTAGGCAGCCATGTAACTTGAATaaacgaaaaaataaataaaaaataatggggAAGGGATAAAGTAAGATAGAGAAGAGCAGaggagagctgtggtggcgcagtggttagaatagcaatagcaatagcaatagcagtagacttatataccgcttcataggcctttcaggcctctctaagcggtttacagagagtcagcatattgcccccaacaatctgggtcctcattttacccacctcggaaggatggaaggctgagtcaaccctgaactccATATtccgtattgcaggctaattctgatgACTGCCGATtgccggcagttcgaatctcacctcagcctccctccttccaaggtcagtaaaatgaggacccagattgttgggggcaatatgctgattctgtaaaccacttagggctgtagagcac
Encoded here:
- the LOC116516904 gene encoding cytochrome P450 1B1-like, with the translated sequence MMVQSEDRRGGELAAVFQSALQPALLLSCALLLYFCERKRSAAPGKRLPGPVGWPLVGNALQLGRLPHLTFCKLAERYGDVFQLRLGLRSIVVLNGEATIRQALVQQGGPFAGRPDFPSFRMVSGGKSVAFGRYTERWRAQRRVAQATLRAFSTANAHSKRLFEQHVTAEAQELIDGLAKLSQGGVYVNPLSLLAVANANVMCALCFGQRYSHTDGEFRALLNRNDRFGQTVAAGSLVDVLPWLLYFPNPVRSVFRDFQAINLEMLEFVRAKVAQHRLTFQPGSSPRHISDAILGLMEHGPGGKEGPLGDYAESTLTDLFGAGQDTTSAALAWLVLLLLKHPQLRKQLQADLDRVVGRDRLPTADDRASLPRLEAFLYETLRYCSLVPVTIPHATTAEVCLGGFHIPEGTVIFVNQWSVNHDRARWKDPHIFDPTRFLDVQQETFDRDLACRVLIFSMGKRRCIGDQLAKLQLFLFMAILLHQCDLTANPAEEIKVDCEQGLVLRPHPYTLSVTRRSTSRAEDDRSQRNTDVTCPS